Proteins from a single region of Amblyomma americanum isolate KBUSLIRL-KWMA chromosome 10, ASM5285725v1, whole genome shotgun sequence:
- the LOC144107973 gene encoding uncharacterized protein LOC144107973 isoform X1 codes for MGSQHFCLKWTNHQSNMLAAFEQLRFNEALVDVTLACDGQTLKAHKMILSACSPFFQAIFAENPCKHPIVILKDMRYMDLKAIVEFMYRGEVDVSQDDLTALLKTAETLKVKGFAEDTNENQNGGLVTSVDGAGDAGLVGTPRAESPPLSKRKRSRRHRRRSPSDSSKSGSEDAPPATRIKGPDSPEIIEHDTTSSDRVTNLPAASPSSWASNVAASSSTAVPSGARHGSSVEASISQHIEDSTGDDVVEGDDADFDVEHFDVMEESTTTENVPEFSDVASSQALGDESQQYHHTGPTTDNSALLPAQHSLPSDISATSQVDIKPSPSSLTTYDDRTIPPVVATSPATALSGDGTSTAMEVMDASGAPAIAGPSGYQQSTPSHGTYPVLDHSTTSIFFSFLPHVCLTVILSYVVLQGSALPATPGTVHMLRLHRAPLNAGLWLSCPVFGL; via the exons ATGGGATCGCAACACTTCTGCCTCAAGTGGACGAACCACCAGTCGAACATGCTGGCCGCGTTCGAGCAACTGCGGTTTAATGAAGCGCTTGTGGACGTTACGCTGGCGTGCGATGGTCAAACGCTGAAGGCGCACAAGATGATCCTCTCTGCCTGCAGCCCCTTTTTTCAAGCGATTTTTGCCGAGAATCCGTGCAAGCACCCTATTGTGATACTGAAGGACATGCGCTACATGGACTTGAAGGCGATAGTCGAGTTCATGTACCGCGGTGAGGTAGACGTGTCGCAAGATGATCTCACGGCGCTCCTCAAGACTGCCGAGACTCTGAAGGTCAAGGGTTTCGCGGAGGATACCAACGAAAACCAGAATGGTGGGCTCGTGACCAGTGTGGACGGTGCTGGGGACGCTGGACTCGTGGGTACGCCGCGTGCCGAATCTCCGCCGCTCAGTAAACGAAAGAGAAGCCGCCGGCATCGGCGGCGCTCACCTAGCGACTCAAGCAAGAGCGGCTCTGAAGACGCTCCGCCGGCGACGCGTATCAAGGGGCCCGATAGTCCCGAAATTATTGAGCACGACACTACGTCTAGTGATCGCGTGACGAACCTTCCCGCCGCGTCTCCTTCGAGTTGGGCTTCCAATGTGGCGGCGTCGTCCTCTACTGCCGTGCCTTCAGGCGCTCGTCACGGTTCAAGTGTTGAGGCCAGCATCTCTCAGCATATTGAAGACTCGACTGGCGACGACGTGGTGGAGGGCGACGATGCGGACTTCGATGTGGAGCATTTCGACGTTATGGAAGAATCTACGACGACCGAGAAC gttccagagttctcggacgtcgcctcatcacaagcactaggggaTGAGTCACAGCAGTATCATCACACAGGGCCCACAACTGACAACTCTGCACTTCTTCCTGCTCAacattcattgccttcagacatctctgccacgagtcaag TAGACATCAAGCCGTCGCCATCTAGTTTAACAACATACGATGACCgaacgataccacctgtggtcgccacCTCTCCTGCCACCGCGTTATCAGGGGACGGCACGTCCACCGCCATGGAAGTCATGGACGCGTCTGGCGCTCCTGCTATCGCCGGCCCGTCCGGTTATCAGCAGTCGACGCCGTCTCATGGTACGTATCCTGTCCTTGACCACTCAACCAcctccatctttttttcttttctgcctcaCGTTTGCCTCACGGTGATCCTATCCTATGTGGTGCTTCAGGGTTCAGCTTTGCCTGCAACGCCAGGCACTGTGCACATGCTACGATTGCATCGGGCCCCACTAAACGCTGGTCTCTGGTTAAGCTGCCCTGTCTTTGGGCTGTAA
- the LOC144107973 gene encoding uncharacterized protein LOC144107973 isoform X2 yields MGSQHFCLKWTNHQSNMLAAFEQLRFNEALVDVTLACDGQTLKAHKMILSACSPFFQAIFAENPCKHPIVILKDMRYMDLKAIVEFMYRGEVDVSQDDLTALLKTAETLKVKGFAEDTNENQNGGLVTSVDGAGDAGLVGTPRAESPPLSKRKRSRRHRRRSPSDSSKSGSEDAPPATRIKGPDSPEIIEHDTTSSDRVTNLPAASPSSWASNVAASSSTAVPSGARHGSSVEASISQHIEDSTGDDVVEGDDADFDVEHFDVMEESTTTENVPEFSDVASSQALGDESQQYHHTGPTTDNSALLPAQHSLPSDISATSQDIKPSPSSLTTYDDRTIPPVVATSPATALSGDGTSTAMEVMDASGAPAIAGPSGYQQSTPSHGTYPVLDHSTTSIFFSFLPHVCLTVILSYVVLQGSALPATPGTVHMLRLHRAPLNAGLWLSCPVFGL; encoded by the exons ATGGGATCGCAACACTTCTGCCTCAAGTGGACGAACCACCAGTCGAACATGCTGGCCGCGTTCGAGCAACTGCGGTTTAATGAAGCGCTTGTGGACGTTACGCTGGCGTGCGATGGTCAAACGCTGAAGGCGCACAAGATGATCCTCTCTGCCTGCAGCCCCTTTTTTCAAGCGATTTTTGCCGAGAATCCGTGCAAGCACCCTATTGTGATACTGAAGGACATGCGCTACATGGACTTGAAGGCGATAGTCGAGTTCATGTACCGCGGTGAGGTAGACGTGTCGCAAGATGATCTCACGGCGCTCCTCAAGACTGCCGAGACTCTGAAGGTCAAGGGTTTCGCGGAGGATACCAACGAAAACCAGAATGGTGGGCTCGTGACCAGTGTGGACGGTGCTGGGGACGCTGGACTCGTGGGTACGCCGCGTGCCGAATCTCCGCCGCTCAGTAAACGAAAGAGAAGCCGCCGGCATCGGCGGCGCTCACCTAGCGACTCAAGCAAGAGCGGCTCTGAAGACGCTCCGCCGGCGACGCGTATCAAGGGGCCCGATAGTCCCGAAATTATTGAGCACGACACTACGTCTAGTGATCGCGTGACGAACCTTCCCGCCGCGTCTCCTTCGAGTTGGGCTTCCAATGTGGCGGCGTCGTCCTCTACTGCCGTGCCTTCAGGCGCTCGTCACGGTTCAAGTGTTGAGGCCAGCATCTCTCAGCATATTGAAGACTCGACTGGCGACGACGTGGTGGAGGGCGACGATGCGGACTTCGATGTGGAGCATTTCGACGTTATGGAAGAATCTACGACGACCGAGAAC gttccagagttctcggacgtcgcctcatcacaagcactaggggaTGAGTCACAGCAGTATCATCACACAGGGCCCACAACTGACAACTCTGCACTTCTTCCTGCTCAacattcattgccttcagacatctctgccacgagtcaag ACATCAAGCCGTCGCCATCTAGTTTAACAACATACGATGACCgaacgataccacctgtggtcgccacCTCTCCTGCCACCGCGTTATCAGGGGACGGCACGTCCACCGCCATGGAAGTCATGGACGCGTCTGGCGCTCCTGCTATCGCCGGCCCGTCCGGTTATCAGCAGTCGACGCCGTCTCATGGTACGTATCCTGTCCTTGACCACTCAACCAcctccatctttttttcttttctgcctcaCGTTTGCCTCACGGTGATCCTATCCTATGTGGTGCTTCAGGGTTCAGCTTTGCCTGCAACGCCAGGCACTGTGCACATGCTACGATTGCATCGGGCCCCACTAAACGCTGGTCTCTGGTTAAGCTGCCCTGTCTTTGGGCTGTAA